DNA sequence from the Streptomyces sp. HUAS 15-9 genome:
TCGGCGCCGTACGCGCGCATCCACGTTATGCAGACCTGCCGCCTGCAAGCGGCCGGGCATTGCGCCAGGCCAGGCGGTAGTCGGACCTCTCATCAGCGTCTCCAACGGCACCCCTCGGGCCCGGTGACACCACCCCCCAGGTCATCCGTTCGACAGGGGGGAACAGTCATGCCGGGCCCGGAGGCCAGCGGCCCTCTTGCAGGACCGCGAAGAACATAACGGGGGAGCGGACGGCCTGATCGAGGAGCGAGGGCGGTAGTTGGGACGTTGATGTGGACGCAGGGAATCGGAAGTGACTGCCTCGGGCCCATCCTGTCGACGCCGGCCAGTGGGAGGCCAACTGCGCGTGATCAGTGTCCTGCAGGCGAGGTCCTGACTCTGCTCTGGTTCGCCGCCGTGCAGCATTGCCACTGCTCGCCGGACGTGGGGTCATGGCCGTGGTGATCCGCGGTTGTCCGCGGTATGCGGCACAGCTTTCCTCCCCCGCTTCCCCTGTGGCTGCCCGGGGTGCGAGGTCATCGTGAAGGGCGGGGGCGGCCGACAAGCGCGGCAAAGATCCGTGCCGCCTGGACGGCGGATGCGGCCAGCACGAGTCCGCTGATCAGGACGCGCAGAGCCGCGCCCGGTCCCGGGGATGCGCGCAGCCCCTCGTACAGGACGCCCGACGCGCATACCGCCGTGGCGGTGAGGGCCCAGAACCAGCGTCGGGCGCGCCTCGGGGCGGCGGCGCTCATCAGTGGCCCTTCGGGTTGGCGATCCAGACCTTGACGGTGATCGCGGCGAGCGCCAGCAGCAGGACGGTGGCCGCTCCGAGGGCGAGTTTGCGCTCGCGCCATCTCCGTCTCGGGCTGCGGTCCAGGAACGGCACGAGGAAGATCAGCCCGAAGACGCCCGCGATGACCCATGCGATGGAGGCGACTCCGAACCATTCCTCCATAGGGAAGAACCACCAGAACATCCACAGCGGGCGGGTGATCTCGATACCCTCGACAGGGGTGGGCCCGACCACGGGCGGCAGCAGCACGCCCAGCAGCGACAGCACCCCGAGCAGGACGAGCCCGAAGGCGGCCACACGCCTGAGGTGGGTGGTGAACGGCTCGGACGGCTCGAGGGCGGAAGCCGGGATCTCGGGATGCGAGGAGATTCTGTGCCGCTTGATCAGCAGGGCGTGCCATACGAAGAGCAGCAGGATCAGGCCGGGGACGATCACCACATGGGCGTTGAACAGGCGCAGCAGGATGGACACCCGACTGGTCAGTTCATCGGTGAACCAGATGCCGGCCCCGCCGAGGAGTTCGGCCACCTCAAGGTTGTGGACCATGGCCTCGTACCCCTCCTGGTCCCATTTCAGGACCGTGCCGGTGAACACCGCGAGGAACGTGAGCAGGAACATCGCCGCACCGACGACCCAGTTGCCCTCGCGGGGTTTCTTGTACGAGGCGTGGAAGAACACGCGCAGCAGGTGGAGCAGGGCCAGGACGAACATCGCCTGCGCCGCCCAGAAGTGCAGGCCACGGGTGAAGCCGCCCAGCCACACATCGGTCACCAGGTCGCGTACGGACTGGTTCGCGTCCTCCGGGATCGGTGCGTAGAACTGCGTGATGTAGATTCCGGTGACCAGCAGGATCACGAAGGCCACCGCTGTGATGCCGCCCAGGCTCCACGCCAGGTTGTTCGCGTGCTCGGGCACCGGATAGGTCAGCGCCTTGATGCCCATGCGTTCGTCGATCGCGTCGACGGCGCGATGGAACCACCCGCGGTGGCCCGGTGCCGCCCTGGCCCGGGGCGCCGGGGTCGGTGAGGCCGACGTCATCGTTTCCTGTCCTCCCCGTCTTTTTCCGCGGCGGTGCGGCGCTTCAGTTCCCGGATGCTGTAGCGGGGGCGCAGCCGGACGGACAGCCACAGCCCGACCGCGATGGCGAGGAGGGACAGCGCGAACAGGGCGGCATCGCCCGAATCGGCGATGCCGCGGGCCGGCCGGAATTCATCCAGCACCACGCTCGTCCCGGTCTCGGTACCCGTGACCAGGTGCCCGGCTTTCGGAGCGGACGGCAGCTTGCCGTCCAGTGAACGCAGCAGCAGCCCGTGGGCCTCCCGGAGGGAGGCTTCTTCGGGGCCCGGCCGCTCGACCACGTCGAGGGCCTGGCGGACGATGTTCAGGTCGACGCCCTCCTTGTGCGGGGCCTCCAGGGCGTCTTCGATGCGCTCGGACACCTGCTCCTTGTGGGCGTCGTTGGCGATCAGCGCGATGGCCTGCTCGACCAGCACCGCCGACTCGTCGCTCTCCCCGCCATGCGCTTGGGCCACGCCCGGAAGGAGCAGCGGGACGAGGGCCGCGACCGGAAGCGCCGCAGGAGTCCGGGCAGCGACGCGTACCAGCACCCGCGGGCCGGGTGAGTACCTGCGCACGGCGATCGCCCTCCATGGCTCCTGAGGACGTGGCACCGCTTTGACCAGCACGTGCCGAGTATGGGACGGCCCGTGAGGATTCCCGGTCACTGACCCGCCGCGCCCTCAGCTTGTTCACCCCCATGGAGGGCGGCCGCAGCCTCGGCCACCGGGATGGGAAGACGACCTCCTGAGCCTGCGCCGGACGGGCAGACGGTGACGGCTTTCGCGTGGGGACCGCGGGGTGGTCACCTGTCCTCGTTCACGCGATGTCGAGCACTTCTTCCACCGGTCGGCGAGGGGTCGCACGGACTGGGGGGCCGTATCCGAGGCGCAGCACCATCTGCACATGTCCGATGGCCGTGGTGGGGTCGCGCGCGAGCCAGCGCAGATCGGTCCACTCCAGGGCGTGGGAGGTGAGAGAGGTGGACAGCCCGTGCACGGTGGCCAGGAGCAGGACGCGTTCCATCGCCTGCCCCGCGCGCAGCCAGTCCTCCATCCCGTCGCCCGCCGTGCCCAGCAGGGCCAGCTGAGGGGTCCGTTCGAATGTGGCCATCCTGCGCCCGGAGACGGGGCGGCGGCCTGCGAGATC
Encoded proteins:
- a CDS encoding cytochrome b N-terminal domain-containing protein, with translation MTSASPTPAPRARAAPGHRGWFHRAVDAIDERMGIKALTYPVPEHANNLAWSLGGITAVAFVILLVTGIYITQFYAPIPEDANQSVRDLVTDVWLGGFTRGLHFWAAQAMFVLALLHLLRVFFHASYKKPREGNWVVGAAMFLLTFLAVFTGTVLKWDQEGYEAMVHNLEVAELLGGAGIWFTDELTSRVSILLRLFNAHVVIVPGLILLLFVWHALLIKRHRISSHPEIPASALEPSEPFTTHLRRVAAFGLVLLGVLSLLGVLLPPVVGPTPVEGIEITRPLWMFWWFFPMEEWFGVASIAWVIAGVFGLIFLVPFLDRSPRRRWRERKLALGAATVLLLALAAITVKVWIANPKGH